In a genomic window of Drosophila takahashii strain IR98-3 E-12201 chromosome 3L, DtakHiC1v2, whole genome shotgun sequence:
- the Gug gene encoding arginine-glutamic acid dipeptide repeats protein isoform X2: protein MAASTQGEIRVGPGHQVNDVYAKLPDYNPISSFPIDKETDERELEESRWSPGVVADGDLLMFLRAARSMAAFQGMCDGGLEDGCLAASRDDTTINALDVLHDSGYDPGKALQALVKCPVSKGIDKKWTEDETKKFIKGLRQFGKNFFRIHKDLLPHKDTPELVEFYYLWKKTPGANNNRPHRRRRQSALRRNRVTRANNSNSNTPPKKEDTPEPQTATTAATATATASAASETASRSSPAVSKEENSSLTEDDASECDSDSSLTHKRDESPSRMRTRNKQQNSNSSNQNSSNTTSSSSSSGGGSNNAASGNATSIGSGSSGGGAAGGNSSSSKDQSANANAVANGKRPKRGSETPDVAGGGASVDSPKTPTKAVAESSANKRKGGKQDTPNKKKRTEQEERSSEPASAQEEPNAVKEKSRKRPDSPVESMNSDSRPDSVLDDGESNTTDTTTAEQQSTKDSKETTVSCKEERDMITNSDLEAKAEEAKAFKAEALAAEDSKDSAIKNMDEETNIQAPSSLDASSVEGPPVVNPVAPPITMKVPTIATVEALNASVDRKEAIEKMESCDSDPEMLKKLATIKQEVSPQQQHQQQQQSQQQQLQQQLAPMGIQPPPISAPSESIYIKKEPMEDSMDATCNQNSNEPQDLKVKIEIKNEDALKHSAGGGLPPTGPGAPHPLSGAPVESNQEPLHLQHLPPQPPPGYLIDGQLKYGPPGQGVPPQPPQLHSDAAGGAPPGAAPTTPQKYPPELEMKFAPQDLKYPPPPPLDALKYSQEMQAAAAAAAAAGKYDMKYMMEQQGKYPVELSAAHQPPSKPGYQDSLKIPDVKAGFGHLPHNVGSPLDVAHKYGPPPTSQESQQQQQSQQQQQSQPPGATPPPGIAMPKPHYQHDVQTPPLGRPFEPTGLMLKYGDPLAAKYGPPQDLKYPMPPVSQAGGPADVKPYGGENLIKSSPYGPPPESPIDASARSTPGQDSQGSNSNSQPPSMPPQPQQFQSPHPSPHMPSPAGGGLPPGMHPQNLIHGPPTGAPQPPPPPTSLHQPTPTAPGPPSLQHGLHPGHPGHPQLSVASSMPPSSIGIPPTLSTMAPSHMHPHLHPHAHLQGLHRPHDLPPSMHPHAPMPLSLQGHPPHGHGGLPQSHAPQQQQQQQPTGTVRTPSPAQQQQQPPRSLHDPQSSREPPSSQPSTTMAAGSSGGGPPPQQSPHAHRTSPLPGLSGSGPPPPGLIGHPMAIHPHLAHLPPGHPAHAALAHPGHHLLSHSIAGLGPGGGPIALLAGPGGLGGIPESALSRRTPPSHLPHASHASAAPLTPHSVASMTSSSMSLTTSTVPSSAFSRASPSVQISSGGGGGGPSSSGPGSVGLANSSAAAAAAAAAAAHRAASPASSVSSLSRQSPLHPVPQSPLSHHPSSSALSAAAAAVAERDRHALMRQQSPHMTPPPVSQASLMASPLSKMYAPQPGQRGLGTSPPPHLRPGASPPVIRHPQMPLPLPLIAPGGGIPQIGVHPGQSPYPHPLLHPSVFYSPHHHPFNSPYGYAPYGPGFPAYMKPPPQPGQLDPAAVMAAHHAGLQGPPPQQMRQDEQNAAAAAAAAAAAEKQHQAAAAAAAQQHKAPQQQPPGGMPPNKPPTPKTPQGPGGGMPPGMGGPGTPTGLPPGAYPGSHMPGYPQGPPHGSPFAPQDGQPHGLKPTSHMDALRAHAHSANSAGMGGGHHPTEPLPIDIEPDPEPEIPSPTHNIPRGPSPEAKPDDTECHRSQSAIFVRHIDRGDYNSCTRTDLIFKPVADSKLARKREERDRKLAEKERERRQQQQQQQQQQQQQQAAAAQQAAQQAKMKAELKPPYADTPALRQLSEYARPHVAFSPVEQMVPYHHPMGPMYRERELEEIKNAQAAAASQSRLDPHWMEYYRRSLSNHPHSGIHPSQFPLYANPAISQMERERLGIPPPHHVGLDPGEHMVRMIRLTREYHAHSHTHLHLPLHPQPQPPEAGFQLPPNVGQYPRPNMLIPREPHSDVLLRMSYADQLQYLQAAEFQRQSLHDQYFRNQLR from the exons ATGGCGGCCTCCACTCAAGGAGAAATTCGAGTGGGTCCCGGCCACCAGGTAAACGATGTCTAT GCAAAACTGCCCGATTATAATCCAATCTCAAGCTTCCCCATCGACAAGGAAACCGATGAACGTGAACTAGAGGAATCAAGATGGAGTCCAGGCGTTGTGGCCGATGGCGACTTGTTAATGTTCTTGCGTGCGGCTCGCTCGATGGCTGCATTTCAAGGAATGTGTGATGGCGGTTTAGAAGACGGTTGTTTGGCTGCCAGTCGCGACGACACCACAATAAACGCACTCGACGTG CTCCACGATTCTGGCTACGATCCAGGCAAAGCTCTACAAGCGCTCGTAAAGTGCCCCGTTTCCAAGGGCATCGACAAGAAGTGGACGGAGGACGAAACAAAGAAATTCATCAAGGGTCTGCGACAGTTCGGGAAGAACTTCTTCCGCATCCACAAGGACCTGCTGCCGCACAAGGACACGCCGGAGCTGGTCGAGTTCTACTATCTGTGGAAGAAGACGCCCGGCGCGAACAACAACAGGCCGCACAGGCGGCGTAGACAGAGCGCCCTGCGCCGCAATCGTGTCACGCGggccaacaacagcaacagcaacacaccTCCCAAGAAGGAGGACACTCCGGAACCACAAACTGCGACGACGGCGGCGACGGCGACGGCGACGGCAAGCGCGGCGTCCGAGACGGCGAGTCGCTCCTCGCCCGCTGTCTCCAAGGAGGAGAACAGCTCGCTCACCGAGGACGACGCCAGCGAGTGCGACAGTGATTCGAGTCTGACCCACAAAAGGGATGAATCACCCTCAAGGATGAGGACGCGAAATAAGCAAcagaacagcaacagcagcaaccagaacagcagcaacaccaccagcagcagcagcagcagcggcggcggcagcaacaacgccGCTTCCGGCAACGCCACTTCCATAGGCAGCGGTTCGAGCGGCGGCGGTGCCGCTGGCGGCAACAGCTCCTCGTCCAAGGACCAGTCAGCCAACGCCAACGCCGTGGCTAATGGCAAGAGGCCCAAGCGAGGCTCCGAAACACCGGATGTGGCCGGCGGCGGAGCCTCGGTCGATAGTCCCAAGACGCCGACGAAAGCGGTGGCCGAGAGTTCGGCCAACAAGCGCAAGGGCGGCAAGCAGGATACGCCCAACAAGAAGAAGCGAACGGAACAGGAGGAACGCAGCAGCGAGCCAGCGAGTGCCCAGGAGGAGCCGAATGCCGTCAAGGAGAAGTCGCGCAAGCGACCGGACAGCCCGGTGGAGAGCATGAACTCGGACAGCCGGCCGGACTCGGTGCTCGACGATGGCGAGTCGAATACGACGGACACCACCACCGCCGAGCAGCAGTCCACCAAGGACAGCAAGGAGACGACGGTCAGCTGCAAGGAGGAGCGCGATATGATCACCAACAGTGATCTGGAGGCCAAGGCGGAGGAAGCGAAGGCCTTCAAGGCGGAGGCTTTGGCGGCGGAGGACAGCAAGGATAGCGCCATTAAGAACATGGACGAGGAGACGAATATCCAGGCGCCGAGCAGTCTGGATGCGAGTTCGGTGGAGGGACCCCCTGTGGTCAATCCCGTGGCGCCGCCCATTACCATGAAGGTGCCCACAATTGCCACTGTGGAGGCGCTGAATGCTTCGGTGGATCGCAAGGAGGCCATCGAGAAAATGGAGTCCTGCGACAGCGATCCAGAGATGCTCAAGAAGCTGGCCACCATCAAGCAGGAGGTTtctccgcagcagcagcaccagcagcagcagcaatcccaacagcagcagttgcaacaGCAACTTGCTCCCATGGGCATTCAGCCACCTCCAATTAGCGCCCCCTCAGAATCGATCTACATCAAGAAGGAGCCCATGGAGGACTCCATGGACGCCACCTGCAATCAGAACAGCAACGAGCCGCAGGATCTCAAGGTGAAGATCGAGATTAAGAATGAGGATGCACTGAAGCACAGTGCGGGAGGAGGTCTGCCGCCCACGGGACCAGGTGCACCACATCCGCTCTCCGGAGCTCCCGTAGAAAGTAATCAGGAGCCGCTGCACCTGCAACATCTGCCTCCGCAACCGCCTCCTGGCTACCTGATCGATGGCCAGCTGAAGTACGGACCACCGGGACAGGGAGTGCCGCCGCAGCCACCGCAGCTGCATAGCGATGCGGCTGGAGGAGCACCGCCCGGAGCAGCGCCTACAACGCCGCAGAAATACCCCCCCGAGCTGGAGATGAAGTTTGCTCCCCAGGATCTCAAGTAtccaccaccgccaccgctGGATGCACTCAAGTACAGCCAGGAGAtgcaggcggcggcggctgcagCGGCTGCTGCCGGCAAGTACGACATGAAGTACATGATGGAGCAGCAGGGCAAGTATCCCGTGGAGTTGTCCGCTGCCCATCAGCCGCCTAGCAAGCCGGGCTACCAGGATTCGCTAAAGATTCCCGATGTAAAGGCCGGCTTTGGTCACCTGCCGCACAACGTGGGCTCTCCGCTGGACGTGGCCCACAAATACGGACCGCCACCCACATCCCAAGagtcccagcagcagcagcaatcgcagcagcagcagcagtcgcagCCGCCGGGAGCCACACCTCCGCCTGGCATCGCCATGCCCAAGCCGCACTACCAGCACGACGTGCAGACGCCTCCCTTGGGACGACCCTTCGAGCCCACTGGCTTGATGCTCAAGTACGGCGATCCATTGGCGGCTAAGTACGGTCCGCCGCAGGATCTCAAGTACCCCATGCCACCGGTTTCGCAGGCAGGAGGACCTGCGGACGTGAAGCCCTATGGCGGCGAGAATCTGATCAAATCCTCGCCTTACGGGCCTCCGCCCGAGAGTCCAATCGACGCCTCTGCGCGCTCTACTCCTGGCCAAGATAGCCAGGGCAGCAATAGTAATTCGCAGCCGCCGTCGATGCCACCGCAACCGCAGCAGTTCCAGTCGCCGCATCCCTCGCCGCACATGCCTTCGCCAGCGGGAGGTGGCCTGCCGCCGGGAATGCATCCGCAAAATCTCATCCACGGCCCGCCAACAGGCGCCCCTcagccgccgccaccgcccaCGTCGTTGCATCAGCCCACGCCGACGGCTCCAGGTCCTCCAAGTCTACAGCATGGCCTGCATCCCGGACATCCGGGACACCCGCAACTGTCGGTGGCTTCATCGATGCCCCCGAGCTCCATTGGCATACCTCCCACGCTCTCGACGATGGCGCCCTCGCACATGCATCCTCACCTTCATCCGCACGCCCATCTGCAGGGTCTCCATCGGCCGCACGATCTGCCACCCAGTATGCATCCGCATGCTCCGATGCCGCTGTCGCTCCAGGGACATCCGCCACATGGTCACGGTGGACTGCCGCAGTCGCATgctccccagcagcagcagcagcaacagccaaCTGGCACGGTGCGTACGCCATCAcctgcccagcagcagcagcagccgccgagGTCTCTGCACGATCCGCAATCCTCGCGGGAGCCGCCCAGCTCGCAGCCCTCGACCACGATGGCAGCGGGATCGAGTGGCGGCGGCCCACCGCCGCAACAGTCGCCGCATGCGCATCGCACATCGCCGTTGCCCGGGCTCTCGGGTAGTGGTCCTCCGCCGCCGGGACTCATTGGGCATCCGATGGCCATACACCCGCACCTGGCCCACCTGCCACCGGGTCATCCGGCCCACGCAGCGCTCGCCCATCCGGGACACCATCTGCTCTCGCATTCGATAGCAGGCCTGGGACCGGGCGGTGGACCCATCGCCTTGCTAGCCGGACCCGGTGGCCTGGGAGGTATTCCCGAGTCCGCTCTCAGTCGCCGCACCCCGCCCTCTCACCTGCCACACGCCTCGCACGCCTCCGCGGCCCCGCTGACGCCGCATTCGGTGGCCAGCATGACCTCCAGCAGCATGTCGCTGACCACCAGCACGGTGCCATCGTCTGCCTTCAGTCGCGCCAGTCCCAGCGTACAGATCTCGagcggtggaggaggaggaggaccaaGCTCCTCAGGACCCGGCAGCGTTGGACTGGCCAACTCctcggcagcggcggcggcggctgcagCGGCAGCTGCCCATCGAGCGGCCTCGCCGGCGTCCAGCGTTAGCAGCCTGAGTCGCCAGAGCCCGCTGCATCCGGTGCCACAGTCGCCGCTCAGCCATCATCCCTCGTCCTCTGCGCTCTCCGCCGCGGCAGCCGCTGTGGCGGAAAGGGATCGGCATGCGCTGATGCGTCAGCAGTCGCCGCACATGACGCCACCGCCGGTGTCGCAGGCCTCGCTGATGGCCAGTCCGCTGAGCAAGATGTACGCTCCTCAACCGGGTCAGCGGGGTTTGGGAACATCTCCGCCGCCGCATTTGCGGCCAGGAGCCTCGCCGCCGGTCATCCGCCATCCTCAGATGCCGCTGCCGTTGCCGCTGATTGCACCTGGCGGGGGAATTCCGCAGATTGGAGTGCATCCCGGGCAGTCGCCGTATCCGCACCCGCTGCTGCATCCCTCGGTCTTCTACTCGCCGCATCACCATCCCTTCAATTCGCCATATGGATATGCGCCCTATGGTCCTGGTTTTCCGGCCTACATGAAGCCGCCGCCACAGCCGGGACAACTTGACCCCGCTGCCGTGATGGCCGCTCACCATGCCGGATTGCAAGGTCCGCCGCCGCAGCAGATGCGTCAGGATGAGCAGAATGCAGCGgcggccgcagcagcagctgcagctgctgagAAGCAACACCAGGCGGCTGCAGCAGCGGCCGCCCAGCAGCACAAGGCGCCGCAGCAACAGCCGCCCGGCGGAATGCCACCGAACAAGCCGCCGACGCCAAAGACGCCGCAGGGTCCGGGCGGTGGGATGCCTCCCGGAATGGGTGGACCGGGAACACCGACGGGACTGCCGCCTGGTGCCTACCCCGGCAGCCATATGCCGGGATATCCACAGGGACCGCCGCATGGATCGCCCTTCGCGCCGCAAGATGGTCAGCCTCACGGTCTGAAGCCCACGTCGCACATGGACGCCCTGCGAGCGCACGCACACTCGGCCAATTCGGCGGGAATGGGCGGCGGACATCATCCCACGGAGCCAT tgcCCATTGATATTGAGCCGGATCCGGAGCCAGAGATTCCCAGTCCCACGCACAACATACCACGTGGTCCCAGTCCCGAAGCGAAACCGGACGACACCGAGTGCCATCGCTCTCAGTCTGCCAT ATTTGTGCGCCACATCGATCGTGGGGATTACAACTCATGCACGAGAACGGATTTGATCTTCAAGCCGGTGGCCGACTCAAAGTTGGCTCGCAAGCGCGAAGAGCGCGACCGCAAGCTGGCCGAAAAGGAGCGAGAGCGGCGTCAG cagcagcaacaacagcaacagcagcagcaacaacagcaggcaGCAGCCGCTCAACAGGCGGCGCAGCAGGCCAAGATGAAGGCGGAGCTGAAGCCGCCGTATGCGGATACGCCAGCACTGCGCCAACTGTCGGAGTACGCTCGTCCCCACGTCGCCTTCAG TCCTGTTGAGCAGATGGTGCCATATCATCATCCAATGGGCCCCATGTACAGAGAGAG GGAACTGGAAGAGATCAAGAACGCACAAGCTGCTGCGGCGAGTCAATCCCGACTAGATCCGCACTGGATGGAGTACTATCGACG ATCTCTTTCCAACCATCCCCACAGCGGCATCCACCCCTCGCAGTTCCCCCTGTATGCGAATCCCGCGATATCGCAGATGGAGAGGGAGCGTCTGGGAATTCCACCTCCGCACCATGTGGGGTTGGACCCGGGCGAGCACATGGTGCGTATG ATACGATTGACGAGAGAATATCATGCACACTCTCATACTCATTTACATTTGCCTTTGCATCCACAGCCGCAACCACCGGAGGCCGGTTTCCAACTGCC